The Anaerolineae bacterium genome has a segment encoding these proteins:
- a CDS encoding NAD(P)/FAD-dependent oxidoreductase, which translates to MPSEKTSHEVYDITIIGAGPAGLFAAFYAGLRGMKTKIIEALPEPGGQLTVLYPEKFIYDVPGFPKVLAKDLVKSLTEQAYQFHPTLCFEEQVLALQRHDDGLIQLLTTRGEHWTRTAIIAAGIGAFQPNKLDRPGVAEFEGRGVYYFVRHKALFRGKRVLIVGGGDSAVDWALNLKDWAQEVTLIHRRDQFRALESSVIELMSSPVRVKLFWELEAVHGDQTVKAATIVHNKTGERETIPVDAVLLFLGFKAEVGYLKAWGLEVDNRHILVNGRMETNLPGVYAIGDIAENPQSVYLNLIATGFAQAAIAVNCAKAYLDPQAKVFPGHSSEKRL; encoded by the coding sequence ATGCCTAGCGAGAAGACAAGCCACGAGGTGTACGACATCACCATCATCGGCGCGGGCCCAGCCGGGCTGTTTGCCGCCTTCTATGCTGGCTTGCGTGGCATGAAGACCAAGATCATCGAGGCGCTGCCCGAGCCGGGGGGACAGCTTACCGTTTTGTATCCGGAAAAGTTCATTTATGATGTGCCGGGCTTCCCAAAGGTGCTGGCCAAGGATCTGGTGAAATCTTTAACGGAGCAAGCGTATCAATTTCATCCAACGCTGTGCTTTGAAGAGCAAGTGCTGGCCCTCCAGCGCCATGACGACGGTTTGATCCAGTTGCTGACCACTCGGGGAGAGCATTGGACCCGCACTGCGATCATTGCAGCCGGGATTGGAGCCTTTCAGCCCAACAAGCTGGATCGTCCAGGGGTTGCTGAGTTTGAGGGACGTGGGGTCTATTATTTCGTGCGGCACAAAGCTCTATTTCGCGGCAAGCGCGTGCTCATCGTGGGCGGTGGCGATTCGGCGGTAGATTGGGCACTGAATCTCAAGGATTGGGCACAAGAGGTAACCTTAATTCACCGGCGGGATCAGTTCCGAGCTTTGGAGAGCAGCGTCATTGAGCTGATGAGCTCGCCAGTGCGGGTTAAGTTGTTTTGGGAGTTGGAGGCTGTACACGGGGATCAGACAGTGAAAGCGGCGACGATCGTACATAACAAGACGGGCGAGAGGGAGACTATCCCGGTGGACGCTGTGTTGTTGTTCCTGGGCTTTAAAGCGGAGGTAGGGTACCTGAAGGCTTGGGGGCTGGAAGTGGATAATCGCCATATCCTGGTAAACGGCCGCATGGAAACCAATCTGCCAGGGGTTTATGCGATTGGCGACATCGCCGAAAATCCGCAGTCTGTATATCTAAATCTGATCGCTACCGGTTTTGCTCAGGCCGCGATCGCGGTCAACTGCGCCAAAGCCTATCTCGATCCCCAAGCAAAGGTGTTCCCCGGCCACTCCAGCGAGAAGCGCCTATAA
- a CDS encoding UDP-glucose/GDP-mannose dehydrogenase family protein gives MKAICVIGAGYVGLVTGTCFADLGNRVTCLDIDEAKIEKLRAGVMPIYEPGLEEMVRRNQTAGRLRFTTSYVEGLKDAEFVFIAVGTPSGVDGEADLRYVRMAAESIAQYMDHPMIIVNKSTVPVGTGDWVADIIRRCQPQPIPFAVVSNPEFLREGSAIQDFLNPDRVVLGSLDREAAERVAQLYLPLRAPIIVTDLRTAEMIKYASNAFLATRISFINEIASICERLGADVKEVAIGMGYDRRIGHAFLDAGIGWGGSCFPKDVKALEYMALVHGAHPSLLRAVMEINRDQRRQVIHKLRELLGSLRDRTVGLLGLAFKPNTDDMREAPSIDIARMLIHEGARVRGYDPVAMGVAARVIPEVELASDPYKLAEGCDALVVCTEWNEFKHLDLARIRNLMREPVLIDGRNIYDPKQMCTLGFKYRGMGRGYSAPEGGT, from the coding sequence ATGAAGGCGATCTGTGTGATCGGTGCGGGGTACGTGGGGCTGGTCACGGGGACCTGTTTTGCCGATCTAGGGAACCGGGTGACTTGCCTGGACATTGACGAGGCCAAGATTGAGAAACTGCGGGCCGGCGTGATGCCCATCTACGAGCCGGGCCTGGAGGAGATGGTGCGGCGCAATCAGACGGCTGGCCGCCTCCGCTTCACCACGTCTTACGTCGAGGGGCTGAAGGACGCCGAATTCGTGTTCATTGCGGTAGGCACTCCTTCCGGTGTGGACGGTGAGGCCGATCTGCGCTATGTGCGCATGGCGGCCGAGTCCATTGCGCAGTATATGGACCACCCCATGATCATTGTGAACAAGAGCACGGTGCCGGTGGGCACCGGCGACTGGGTGGCCGACATTATCCGCCGTTGCCAGCCTCAACCTATCCCCTTTGCTGTTGTGTCAAACCCGGAGTTCCTGCGCGAGGGATCGGCGATCCAGGATTTTCTTAATCCCGACCGTGTAGTGTTGGGCTCGCTGGATCGCGAAGCAGCGGAGAGGGTGGCACAGCTTTACCTTCCCCTACGGGCGCCGATCATCGTCACCGATCTGCGCACAGCCGAGATGATCAAATACGCCTCCAACGCGTTCCTAGCCACCCGTATTTCTTTCATCAATGAAATCGCGTCCATCTGCGAGCGGTTAGGAGCGGATGTGAAGGAGGTGGCGATCGGTATGGGATATGATCGCCGGATCGGGCACGCCTTTTTAGATGCGGGCATCGGCTGGGGAGGGAGTTGTTTCCCCAAGGACGTGAAAGCGTTAGAATACATGGCACTGGTCCATGGTGCCCATCCCTCGCTGTTGCGAGCAGTGATGGAGATCAACCGCGATCAACGCCGCCAGGTGATTCACAAGCTGCGAGAGCTCCTCGGTTCCCTGCGTGATCGCACGGTGGGGCTGTTGGGGCTGGCGTTTAAGCCCAACACGGACGATATGCGCGAGGCGCCGTCTATTGATATCGCCCGTATGTTGATCCATGAGGGCGCCCGCGTGCGGGGATACGATCCGGTGGCGATGGGGGTGGCCGCGCGCGTGATCCCCGAGGTCGAGCTTGCCTCCGACCCCTACAAGCTGGCGGAGGGGTGCGATGCGCTAGTTGTATGCACCGAATGGAATGAGTTCAAACACCTCGATCTGGCTCGGATCCGTAATCTCATGCGAGAGCCAGTCCTAATTGATGGGCGCAACATCTACGATCCTAAACAGATGTGTACACTGGGCTTCAAGTATCGGGGCATGGGGCGCGGCTACTCAGCACCAGAGGGTGGAACATGA
- a CDS encoding insulinase family protein, translated as MNDQGGVLVRERLDNGLTVLMRPSRGAPVVSFWVWYRVGSRNEGPGMTGASHWVEHMLFRGTPQFPGGLVHRLIAREGGIRNGMTSYDFTCYFETLPADRVDLALRIEADRMINAQFAPEDVEAERTIILAERAGRENQPTSRLHEAIEQAAFQVHSYGHPVIGWREDLERMTRDMLYAHYRTCYAPDNAVISIAGDFQPDEMKTRVAELFGAIPPAGVRPVEPLPEPPRRTMQRVRVTGQERTSYVEMAFPAPPAVHPDYFPMVALQAILGGAAPMTLFGGGGAALFRSARLYRALVERELAARTGCSVRPSIDPHLFLFFAAVRQGITPQTVEDALWAEIERVCQEPVAEAELAKALRQARAQFVYSSESVTNQAFWLGYSEVIASAEWFFGFTDALARVTAADVQRVAQAYLQRDQAVVGWYVPNGP; from the coding sequence ATGAACGACCAAGGGGGCGTGCTGGTGCGAGAGCGTCTGGATAATGGGCTGACGGTGCTGATGCGCCCCTCGCGTGGAGCCCCTGTGGTCAGCTTCTGGGTGTGGTATCGAGTGGGTAGCCGCAACGAGGGGCCTGGCATGACGGGCGCGTCGCACTGGGTGGAGCACATGCTGTTTCGCGGCACGCCCCAGTTTCCGGGAGGGCTTGTGCATCGGCTCATTGCCCGCGAGGGCGGCATCCGCAATGGCATGACCTCCTACGACTTTACCTGCTATTTTGAGACGTTGCCGGCCGATCGCGTAGACCTGGCCTTGCGCATCGAGGCCGATCGCATGATCAATGCCCAGTTTGCGCCCGAGGACGTGGAGGCAGAGCGCACCATCATCCTGGCCGAGCGCGCCGGGCGCGAGAATCAGCCCACCTCGCGGCTGCATGAGGCGATTGAACAAGCCGCGTTCCAGGTACACAGCTACGGCCACCCTGTCATTGGTTGGCGTGAAGACCTAGAACGTATGACACGTGACATGTTATACGCCCACTATCGAACCTGCTATGCGCCGGACAACGCGGTCATCTCCATCGCTGGGGACTTTCAGCCCGATGAGATGAAAACGCGTGTGGCCGAGCTCTTTGGCGCGATCCCTCCGGCTGGCGTTCGTCCGGTAGAGCCACTGCCTGAGCCGCCGCGCCGCACGATGCAGCGTGTGCGGGTCACTGGCCAAGAGCGTACGAGCTATGTCGAAATGGCGTTTCCCGCGCCGCCGGCCGTTCACCCCGATTACTTCCCCATGGTCGCGCTGCAGGCGATCCTAGGCGGCGCGGCGCCGATGACTCTCTTCGGCGGCGGGGGAGCTGCCTTGTTCCGCTCAGCCCGCCTGTATCGCGCCTTGGTGGAACGAGAGTTGGCCGCGCGCACTGGATGTAGTGTGCGACCCTCGATTGATCCGCACTTGTTCCTGTTCTTTGCAGCCGTCCGACAGGGGATTACCCCTCAAACGGTTGAGGACGCGCTATGGGCCGAGATCGAGCGCGTCTGTCAGGAGCCGGTGGCGGAGGCCGAGCTGGCGAAGGCCCTGCGCCAGGCACGCGCCCAGTTCGTCTACAGCAGTGAGAGCGTGACCAACCAGGCGTTTTGGCTGGGCTACAGCGAGGTGATCGCCTCGGCCGAGTGGTTTTTCGGCTTCACCGATGCGCTTGCTCGTGTGACGGCGGCGGATGTGCAACGCGTCGCTCAAGCCTATCTACAGCGTGATCAAGCTGTGGTGGGGTGGTATGTGCCTAATGGGCCGTGA
- a CDS encoding flippase-like domain-containing protein encodes MAERSEPLRRLQLWVGIAISLVFMAITLRRLELSQVWQELQTARYAWIIPGVMVYFLAVWARTWRWHHLLLPLRSVPPSRLFPVICIGYMGNNIYPARAGEVIRSYVLRRREGVSMSASLATIAVERVFDGLVMLMFVFAALPFTPMPSWLRQGVILSSLLFFGALLAFLTLAARPQQVRLYYDRLAAPWLPIRFRGKAGELLDRFLTGLGALRRGRDILMLFWTSLVIWLVETIKYWLVMQAFDFTVPFHVLMLMNGVVNLATTLPAAPGYIGTFDLPGIEILATFGVPRELAGAYTAALHVVLWLPITVLGALYMWREQLRWADLSRATRGSDATAEVLS; translated from the coding sequence AAAGGTCTGAACCCTTGCGTAGGCTTCAACTGTGGGTGGGCATCGCAATCAGCCTGGTCTTTATGGCCATCACCTTGCGACGCCTGGAGCTATCCCAGGTATGGCAGGAACTGCAAACAGCACGCTATGCCTGGATCATCCCCGGTGTGATGGTCTATTTTCTCGCTGTGTGGGCCCGTACCTGGCGTTGGCATCATCTGCTGCTTCCCTTGCGATCTGTCCCGCCATCGCGGCTATTCCCGGTGATCTGCATCGGCTATATGGGCAATAACATCTATCCAGCGCGCGCTGGCGAGGTCATCCGCAGTTATGTGTTGCGCCGCCGGGAGGGCGTGAGCATGAGCGCCAGTCTAGCGACGATCGCGGTGGAGCGCGTCTTCGATGGGCTGGTGATGTTGATGTTTGTGTTCGCCGCTTTACCCTTCACGCCGATGCCATCCTGGCTACGGCAGGGCGTCATCCTCTCCAGCCTGTTGTTTTTCGGCGCGCTGCTGGCTTTTCTGACGTTGGCTGCGCGGCCACAGCAGGTTCGCCTGTACTACGATCGGCTGGCCGCGCCATGGTTGCCGATTCGCTTTCGAGGTAAGGCAGGAGAGTTGTTGGATCGTTTCTTAACCGGGTTGGGGGCGCTACGGCGAGGTCGGGACATCCTGATGTTGTTTTGGACCTCCTTGGTGATCTGGTTGGTGGAGACGATCAAGTACTGGCTGGTAATGCAAGCCTTCGACTTTACTGTCCCGTTTCACGTGTTGATGCTAATGAACGGGGTGGTAAACCTGGCCACCACGCTACCGGCGGCGCCGGGATACATAGGTACATTTGATCTGCCAGGCATTGAGATCTTAGCGACGTTTGGCGTGCCGCGTGAGCTAGCTGGAGCTTACACGGCCGCCCTACATGTGGTGCTCTGGCTGCCAATCACAGTGCTAGGAGCACTCTACATGTGGCGTGAACAGTTGCGCTGGGCCGATCTGAGCCGTGCGACGCGTGGCTCAGACGCGACGGCAGAGGTGCTGTCGTAA
- a CDS encoding insulinase family protein has protein sequence MITDGIVRTKLDNGLTVVLKPLVQSPVASLFLWYRVGSRNEVDGRTGISHWVEHMLFKGTEQFPPGEADRLVAREGGYCNAMTHLDWTAYFETLPADRFDLALRIEADRMTNSPFREEDVESERMVIISERQGYENDPEFLLSESLIAVAITVHPYRHETIGWPCDLQSITRDELYEHYRTYYAPNNANLVAVGGFDPDALLKRIEELFGPIPPGPEVPPVRAVEPPQRGERRVIVQGPGTTTYVEIAFHAPPAAHEDFFPFVVMDAVLDGARALGVFRSSPSSRSTRLYRALVETDLALEVSTSLLPTIDPYLYSCGATVRAGRRAEEVEAAILRELQRLAEEPVRAEELAKAIKQTQAEFVYGSESVTDQAYWLGFAETVVSPQWLDEYLDRVEAVTAADIQRVAQTYLKPHNRTVGWFVPERWNGGEV, from the coding sequence TTGATAACCGATGGGATTGTAAGAACTAAACTGGACAATGGGCTAACAGTGGTGCTTAAGCCACTCGTCCAATCGCCTGTGGCGAGCCTATTCCTCTGGTATCGCGTAGGCAGCCGTAACGAAGTAGACGGCCGCACGGGCATCTCGCATTGGGTGGAGCATATGCTCTTCAAAGGGACGGAGCAATTCCCCCCTGGCGAGGCGGATCGGCTCGTCGCTCGCGAGGGTGGCTATTGCAACGCCATGACCCATCTTGACTGGACCGCTTACTTCGAGACGCTGCCGGCTGATCGGTTCGATCTCGCCTTACGGATCGAAGCGGATCGCATGACCAATAGCCCCTTCCGCGAGGAGGATGTGGAATCGGAGCGAATGGTCATTATCTCCGAGCGACAAGGATATGAGAACGATCCGGAGTTTCTGCTGTCTGAAAGCCTCATCGCCGTAGCCATCACGGTTCACCCGTATCGCCATGAGACGATCGGCTGGCCATGCGATCTGCAGAGCATCACCCGAGACGAACTATATGAGCACTATCGAACGTATTATGCCCCCAACAATGCGAACCTGGTAGCTGTAGGGGGATTTGATCCGGATGCGCTATTAAAGCGGATCGAGGAACTGTTCGGGCCGATCCCGCCAGGCCCAGAGGTGCCGCCGGTGCGCGCGGTGGAGCCGCCTCAGCGGGGCGAGCGCCGCGTGATAGTGCAGGGGCCGGGAACAACCACCTATGTTGAGATCGCCTTCCACGCACCGCCGGCTGCGCATGAGGACTTTTTCCCGTTTGTCGTGATGGATGCCGTGCTCGACGGCGCGCGCGCCTTGGGAGTATTCCGCAGCAGCCCATCCAGCCGCAGCACACGCCTATATCGGGCGCTGGTAGAGACAGATCTCGCCCTAGAGGTTTCCACTTCCTTATTGCCCACCATTGATCCATATCTTTATAGCTGTGGCGCGACGGTGCGGGCAGGACGGCGGGCGGAGGAGGTAGAGGCGGCTATCCTGCGCGAGCTACAGCGGCTGGCGGAGGAACCCGTTCGAGCAGAAGAATTAGCCAAGGCGATCAAGCAGACGCAAGCGGAGTTCGTCTATGGCAGCGAAAGCGTAACGGATCAAGCCTATTGGCTAGGCTTCGCCGAGACGGTGGTTTCACCCCAATGGCTGGATGAGTATTTGGATCGTGTGGAGGCTGTGACCGCTGCGGACATCCAACGAGTAGCTCAGACCTATTTGAAGCCGCACAATCGCACCGTTGGCTGGTTTGTGCCGGAGCGGTGGAATGGGGGGGAAGTGTGA
- the acpS gene encoding holo-ACP synthase has translation MLAVGIDIVELDRIASAVARWGDRFLRRIYTSAELAYCGRRVASLAARWAAKEAVSKALGCGWLEVGWTEIEIERSPTGQPRVHLHGRAQAHARRLGLTEWALSLSHSRDHAVAIVVAKGDRALRYSSPPMVSDHDRDVGSSFSSVGWE, from the coding sequence ATGCTGGCTGTAGGGATAGATATCGTCGAGCTGGATCGGATTGCCAGCGCAGTAGCGCGGTGGGGAGATCGGTTCCTACGGCGCATATATACGTCGGCGGAGCTGGCCTATTGTGGGCGACGTGTCGCCTCGTTGGCGGCGCGCTGGGCGGCCAAGGAGGCTGTCAGCAAGGCTCTGGGATGTGGTTGGCTAGAGGTCGGTTGGACGGAGATTGAGATTGAGCGATCGCCGACGGGGCAGCCACGCGTGCACCTGCATGGGCGCGCCCAGGCCCATGCCCGGAGGCTGGGGCTTACAGAGTGGGCCCTTAGCCTGTCTCATAGCCGTGATCACGCAGTAGCAATAGTAGTGGCCAAAGGTGACAGAGCGCTTCGTTACTCGTCACCCCCCATGGTGAGCGATCATGACAGGGACGTTGGATCATCGTTTTCAAGTGTTGGTTGGGAATAG
- a CDS encoding insulinase family protein yields MQVTSRREQRAERHPAIPGPEDISRHVLPNGLVVLIRENHVSPSVVIEGYLPVGSVHEPSSLAGLASFVASMLMRGTETRTFAQINEEIEAVGASLSFGSGRHSTGFSGQCLSEDLELLIDILADVLQHPVFPLEHVERVRGQRLTALQERENDTRQMAGLAFREMAYPEGHPYRLAMTGYPETIRAITREHLVDFYQRLYSPRGGAIAVVGAVDTARVVDLLASKLGRWQPAVEITANSVAPVPPPNEVRRKVIVMPGKSQTDLMLGAPGLARDNPDYHAAVLANTVLGVFGMMGRLGENVRERQGLAYYAYSALEVDKGPGPWVAIAGVAPANVDRAIASIEEEIARMGSELVPEEELADSQAFLTGSLPLRLETNDGVAGAILDMEWYELGLDYLQRYPQLIYSVTSEQIREVVARYLRPDAYALGIAGPEGE; encoded by the coding sequence ATGCAGGTGACCAGCCGGAGAGAACAGAGGGCGGAACGTCATCCGGCGATCCCTGGGCCGGAGGACATCAGCCGCCATGTGTTACCAAATGGGCTTGTGGTGCTGATCCGGGAGAACCACGTCAGCCCATCTGTTGTGATCGAGGGATATCTGCCGGTAGGCAGCGTGCACGAGCCCTCGTCGCTGGCCGGCCTGGCCAGTTTCGTCGCCTCAATGCTCATGCGGGGGACGGAGACCCGCACGTTCGCTCAGATCAACGAGGAGATTGAGGCAGTAGGGGCTTCCCTCAGCTTTGGCTCCGGCCGGCACAGCACTGGCTTCTCTGGCCAATGCCTGTCGGAGGACTTAGAGCTGCTGATAGACATCCTCGCTGATGTCCTCCAGCACCCTGTCTTCCCTCTTGAACACGTGGAACGGGTGCGAGGGCAACGGCTGACGGCGCTGCAAGAGCGGGAGAACGACACTCGTCAGATGGCGGGATTGGCCTTCCGTGAGATGGCTTATCCCGAAGGTCACCCTTACAGGCTGGCTATGACCGGTTATCCCGAGACCATCCGAGCGATCACCCGCGAGCACTTAGTAGACTTCTACCAACGGCTGTATTCGCCTCGCGGTGGCGCTATCGCTGTGGTGGGCGCGGTAGACACGGCACGTGTAGTGGATCTACTAGCCAGCAAGTTGGGGAGATGGCAGCCGGCGGTTGAGATAACCGCGAATTCGGTAGCACCTGTGCCGCCGCCGAACGAGGTCCGGCGCAAGGTCATCGTCATGCCGGGGAAGTCCCAGACCGATCTAATGTTGGGCGCCCCTGGCCTTGCCAGGGACAACCCGGATTACCATGCGGCCGTGCTGGCCAACACTGTGTTGGGCGTCTTTGGCATGATGGGCCGGCTGGGTGAGAACGTGCGCGAGCGGCAAGGGCTGGCTTATTACGCATACAGTGCTCTAGAGGTCGACAAAGGCCCTGGGCCCTGGGTGGCTATCGCTGGGGTGGCTCCGGCAAACGTGGATCGGGCCATCGCCAGTATCGAGGAAGAGATCGCCCGTATGGGCAGTGAGCTGGTGCCCGAGGAAGAGCTGGCTGATTCCCAAGCTTTCCTGACTGGTTCTTTGCCGCTCCGCTTGGAGACCAATGATGGCGTGGCTGGCGCGATCCTGGATATGGAATGGTACGAGCTGGGATTAGATTATCTGCAGCGTTATCCGCAATTGATCTACAGCGTTACCTCGGAACAAATCCGGGAGGTTGTGGCTCGTTATTTGCGGCCGGATGCCTACGCGCTGGGGATCGCCGGGCCTGAGGGGGAGTAG
- a CDS encoding HAMP domain-containing histidine kinase has product MTGTLDHRFQVLVGNSQLEIALARARALEKAGYRVKAVTTLAEVRESISAASSRGSGCDVIVLDGRWVETWGRERAVTLQSSQEASLAALREAAPEAAWLVTSPAELLPIVVNLLRYGVAEILLEPIADITLQEAVARVVERVWEQREGLRLRALVPLYQISQAFMTDLHLDELLQRIVETAVAATGAQRGSLMLIDEDRQELTIQAAVGMPPEVMATARERVGRGIAGWVARTGVPLVINNEGDIPPFLRSSLRGGIAHSAVCLPLAVKGKIIGVINLTKTVGQPPFTRGDAELLSVLAGQAAIAIENARLFEAMERAYQDLRRLDEMKSEFINVAAHELRTPVAVVLGYAALLAEEMSRQGVLTLDEKWASEYIEPIIRSARRLQELADNLLNLEHLSHGRPSTSEIDLAPLPACSIVQRVAAEFQPLAQERGISLEVSTPCRSTEASTGSRSLLADEAKTILILRHLLSNALKFTPSGGHVVLSIEPSEEEVVIAVADTGPGVPPEKRRYLFQPFFQVEPSLTRRHPGLGVGLSIAKRLAELQNGRLWLEDRPGFGAVFCLALPRA; this is encoded by the coding sequence ATGACAGGGACGTTGGATCATCGTTTTCAAGTGTTGGTTGGGAATAGCCAGTTGGAGATCGCCCTAGCCCGCGCGCGCGCGCTGGAAAAGGCTGGCTATCGGGTGAAGGCGGTCACGACTTTGGCTGAGGTCAGGGAAAGCATATCTGCGGCTTCGTCCAGAGGCTCTGGGTGTGACGTGATTGTGTTGGATGGGCGCTGGGTAGAGACGTGGGGTAGGGAACGTGCAGTGACGCTTCAATCCTCTCAGGAAGCAAGCCTCGCAGCATTGCGCGAGGCAGCTCCAGAGGCCGCGTGGCTGGTCACCAGCCCGGCCGAGCTGTTGCCCATCGTGGTGAATTTGCTACGATATGGTGTGGCTGAGATCCTGCTCGAGCCGATCGCCGATATCACCCTGCAAGAAGCGGTGGCTCGGGTCGTGGAGCGGGTGTGGGAACAGCGCGAAGGGTTACGTCTGCGCGCGTTAGTGCCCTTGTATCAGATCAGCCAGGCGTTCATGACAGATTTACACTTGGACGAGCTGCTTCAGCGGATCGTTGAGACGGCGGTAGCTGCTACTGGTGCACAGCGCGGCTCCTTGATGCTGATTGACGAGGATCGTCAGGAGCTTACAATCCAGGCAGCTGTCGGCATGCCGCCAGAGGTTATGGCCACGGCGCGCGAGCGGGTGGGACGCGGTATCGCCGGTTGGGTTGCCCGTACGGGTGTGCCATTAGTGATCAACAACGAAGGGGACATCCCACCCTTTTTACGCTCGTCCCTGCGCGGAGGGATAGCCCATTCGGCCGTCTGCTTGCCGCTCGCCGTGAAGGGGAAAATCATCGGCGTGATCAACTTGACTAAGACAGTGGGACAGCCTCCTTTTACGCGCGGCGATGCGGAGTTGTTATCAGTGTTGGCCGGGCAAGCGGCCATCGCCATTGAGAATGCCCGCCTGTTTGAGGCGATGGAACGGGCTTACCAAGATCTGCGCCGGCTGGACGAGATGAAGTCGGAGTTCATTAACGTGGCAGCTCACGAATTGCGCACTCCAGTGGCAGTCGTCTTGGGATATGCTGCGCTATTGGCAGAGGAGATGTCCCGGCAAGGTGTCCTCACCTTGGACGAGAAATGGGCAAGCGAGTACATCGAGCCGATCATTCGAAGCGCGCGCCGACTTCAGGAGCTAGCAGATAACCTGTTGAATCTGGAGCATTTGAGCCATGGGCGGCCGAGCACTAGCGAGATCGATTTGGCCCCCCTTCCAGCCTGTTCCATCGTCCAGCGCGTGGCCGCTGAGTTCCAGCCTTTAGCGCAGGAGCGAGGGATTTCCTTGGAAGTGTCAACGCCTTGCCGGAGCACAGAAGCCTCGACAGGCTCTCGATCCTTGCTGGCGGACGAGGCGAAGACGATTTTGATCCTGCGTCATCTGTTGAGCAATGCCCTCAAGTTCACACCGTCTGGTGGGCATGTCGTGTTATCCATAGAACCTTCAGAAGAAGAGGTGGTGATTGCGGTGGCGGACACGGGGCCTGGCGTGCCACCAGAGAAGCGACGCTATCTTTTCCAGCCTTTTTTCCAAGTCGAGCCTTCCCTAACGAGACGTCATCCGGGGTTGGGAGTAGGGCTGAGTATTGCAAAGCGGCTGGCAGAGCTACAGAATGGCCGGCTGTGGCTAGAGGATCGCCCAGGCTTCGGCGCTGTTTTTTGCCTGGCCCTCCCGCGCGCGTGA